The Terriglobia bacterium genome has a window encoding:
- a CDS encoding cupredoxin domain-containing protein, producing the protein MRKVSIVSAFAVLALIALASAIRAQSSTAGQITKEVQMTAKKYEFSPSTVEVNVGTRIIFKITALDREHGFEIQNVKNSCVQIKKGETVTVEYLAEKAGTVEFKCCVFCGTGHRGMKGKIIIH; encoded by the coding sequence GTGAGAAAAGTCTCCATCGTCAGCGCGTTTGCAGTTCTGGCTCTGATTGCACTAGCGTCAGCCATCCGCGCGCAGTCTTCCACTGCAGGTCAAATAACCAAAGAAGTCCAGATGACAGCCAAGAAGTACGAATTCTCGCCCAGCACAGTGGAAGTCAACGTGGGCACGCGGATCATCTTCAAAATAACCGCTCTGGATCGCGAACACGGCTTTGAGATCCAAAACGTCAAAAACAGCTGTGTTCAAATCAAAAAGGGAGAAACCGTCACCGTGGAGTATCTGGCGGAAAAAGCCGGAACAGTGGAATTCAAATGCTGCGTGTTTTGCGGTACCGGTCACCGCGGGATGAAGGGGAAAATCATAATTCATTGA
- a CDS encoding glycosyltransferase family 9 protein: protein MKCEIEESRSFSPWISASVPGKILVIRLQAIGDVVVTLPACFALRQMFPDARIDLLTSDACLGIPRAIRLFDRVHSLAQSRRRWIRAWRVLTQGTRMRGEHYDVIIDLQRHRASRFIRRIARPRAWGEFDRFSPRHALERVIDTFHQTGFSDLEPVFELDLKAETMERALRILQECGWDGKTKLVILNPAGLWVTRNWPLPCWEELANLWSDIEPVRFLFLGTSRIDDRVSYLSGKLARRAISLINRTTLAEALGVLQHASVVISEDSGLLHMAWVSGIPTVALFGSTRSDWTRPLGKWSRYVASEDLPCGACMEATCRFGDVHCLSRHSAATILQLAREAERGS from the coding sequence ATGAAGTGTGAAATCGAAGAGTCCCGCTCGTTTTCCCCGTGGATCAGCGCAAGCGTGCCGGGGAAAATCCTTGTGATCAGGCTGCAGGCAATTGGCGACGTAGTCGTCACACTGCCGGCCTGCTTTGCCCTGAGGCAGATGTTCCCGGACGCGCGTATTGACCTTCTGACCTCCGATGCCTGCCTCGGGATTCCTCGGGCAATCCGGCTCTTTGACCGCGTCCACTCTCTGGCCCAAAGCAGAAGACGGTGGATACGTGCCTGGCGGGTACTGACACAAGGCACAAGAATGCGCGGCGAGCATTACGATGTCATCATAGACCTGCAGAGGCATCGGGCCAGCCGATTCATCCGTCGCATTGCCCGTCCCCGTGCCTGGGGAGAATTTGACCGGTTTTCGCCACGACACGCCCTGGAACGGGTCATCGACACTTTTCATCAGACCGGTTTTTCTGATCTGGAACCTGTGTTTGAGCTGGACCTGAAGGCAGAGACAATGGAACGAGCTCTCCGGATTCTGCAGGAGTGCGGATGGGACGGGAAGACGAAGCTGGTGATACTGAATCCGGCGGGCTTGTGGGTGACGAGGAATTGGCCGTTGCCGTGCTGGGAAGAGCTTGCGAACCTCTGGTCCGACATCGAACCGGTTCGATTCCTGTTCCTGGGCACTAGCAGAATTGATGATAGGGTCAGCTACCTTTCGGGCAAACTGGCACGCCGCGCCATCAGTCTGATAAACAGGACGACCCTTGCAGAAGCGCTGGGTGTCCTGCAGCATGCTTCGGTGGTGATCAGCGAGGATTCGGGACTGCTGCACATGGCATGGGTATCCGGAATTCCCACCGTCGCGCTGTTCGGCTCGACACGCAGTGATTGGACTCGTCCATTGGGCAAGTGGAGTCGCTACGTCGCCTCTGAGGATCTGCCCTGCGGGGCTTGCATGGAGGCTACCTGCAGGTTCGGCGATGTGCATTGCCTCAGCCGCCACTCGGCTGCTACGATTCTGCAACTCGCGCGGGAGGCGGAGAGGGGTTCATGA
- a CDS encoding O-antigen ligase family protein, protein MIRLTEELDRVRTAGFALLLMSAAILPFELKTPIMHVGPLGITSVEIVLYLTMGLWGAAWLAGHRPHWTAAHTAVGVWAAVLILSALLAPSHRAEALKFALRGLGGCVLCLAAADFVRTPRSAARVGLALLAGSCLSAAAAQAETWVPGAAVFLRNFKTESSHIGSFLRASGTFQYANIASMYWEASLPLALAVPLWWGSRRFARRWWWTGAVCSFVLIEGILLAASRAGILIAIFTLAALLIICRRSAVRLPSLAVAVLVSMFLLLMVHAASNELLVLRLTTLAVSDWYRADYRDLPERLALVAGTTVRVPLAIRNSGRMKWRARGRQSVAVSYHWLDPAAENILIWGGARSELPSDVEPGATVKVEPWIKAPERPGSYTLQWDMLQEDVAWFSVFGPGKAQMRVQVVPSPIARVLPDRPPPLALPLPSAPVRMDLWRAALQMWLQRPFLGVGPDNFRRLYGSVLGLKHSDDRVYAGNLYLETLANVGLLGTLALVAVLLSLVVWIRKAWIGSRLPEDRLLLVGIGTALAAYCLHGLVDYFLAFSSTYGQFWILVGIILGLGQGGERPR, encoded by the coding sequence ATGATCCGCTTGACCGAAGAACTCGATCGCGTGCGAACTGCCGGCTTTGCCTTGCTGCTGATGTCTGCGGCCATCCTCCCCTTCGAACTAAAGACGCCGATCATGCATGTCGGGCCGCTCGGGATCACCAGCGTTGAGATCGTCCTTTACCTGACTATGGGATTATGGGGCGCAGCCTGGCTGGCGGGCCACCGCCCGCATTGGACGGCCGCGCACACGGCCGTGGGAGTCTGGGCGGCAGTCCTGATCCTCTCCGCTCTACTGGCCCCATCGCACAGGGCCGAGGCGTTGAAATTCGCGCTCCGGGGCCTGGGAGGTTGTGTCCTATGCCTCGCCGCCGCCGACTTTGTCCGCACGCCTCGATCTGCAGCCCGCGTGGGGCTCGCGCTTTTGGCTGGTTCGTGCTTGTCGGCTGCCGCCGCGCAAGCCGAAACATGGGTGCCAGGTGCTGCAGTCTTCCTGCGAAATTTTAAGACAGAATCCTCTCACATCGGCAGCTTCCTCCGCGCCAGCGGCACATTTCAGTATGCCAATATCGCTTCAATGTATTGGGAGGCCTCGCTGCCGTTGGCGCTGGCAGTCCCGCTTTGGTGGGGTTCTCGAAGGTTTGCTCGACGATGGTGGTGGACTGGGGCGGTCTGTTCGTTCGTCCTGATCGAGGGCATCCTTCTCGCTGCCAGTCGTGCGGGCATCCTCATAGCCATCTTTACCCTGGCAGCGCTGCTGATTATTTGCAGAAGATCAGCTGTTCGTTTGCCATCGCTTGCCGTCGCCGTTCTCGTTTCCATGTTTTTGCTGCTCATGGTCCACGCGGCGAGTAACGAACTGCTCGTACTGCGTCTGACAACTCTCGCCGTCTCAGACTGGTATCGTGCAGACTACCGGGATCTCCCGGAGCGCCTGGCGCTGGTGGCGGGAACCACGGTGAGGGTGCCGCTGGCCATCCGAAACAGCGGCCGAATGAAATGGCGAGCACGGGGCAGACAGTCGGTAGCTGTTAGTTACCACTGGCTGGATCCCGCGGCTGAAAACATTTTGATCTGGGGAGGTGCCCGCTCTGAGTTGCCCTCGGACGTAGAGCCGGGCGCTACGGTGAAGGTAGAGCCTTGGATCAAAGCTCCCGAGAGGCCGGGCAGCTACACCTTGCAATGGGATATGCTGCAGGAAGACGTAGCTTGGTTCAGCGTTTTCGGACCGGGCAAAGCACAGATGAGAGTTCAGGTCGTTCCTTCACCTATTGCCAGGGTGTTGCCGGACCGTCCTCCACCGCTCGCATTGCCCTTGCCCTCAGCGCCGGTGCGAATGGATTTGTGGCGTGCGGCCCTGCAAATGTGGCTGCAAAGGCCTTTCCTTGGGGTGGGACCGGATAACTTCCGCCGCCTTTACGGCTCCGTCCTGGGCCTGAAGCATTCTGACGATCGCGTTTATGCCGGCAACCTCTATCTCGAGACACTCGCAAACGTCGGCCTGCTGGGGACATTGGCTCTAGTGGCCGTGTTACTCTCTCTCGTCGTTTGGATTCGGAAGGCCTGGATCGGGTCAAGACTCCCCGAAGATAGATTACTACTTGTTGGAATTGGGACGGCGCTGGCTGCCTATTGCCTCCACGGCCTGGTGGACTACTTTCTCGCATTCAGCTCCACATACGGGCAGTTCTGGATATTGGTCGGCATCATATTGGGTTTGGGGCAAGGCGGAGAAAGACCGCGATGA
- a CDS encoding glycosyltransferase family 4 protein: MISGERGLVGFEATALELRNRSGVGHYTAQLLGGLVQRGGWRYALLTSRPPAGRIPQGVVIPPQRHFPNRSLWVQLVLPRIVARLHPRLCHFTNSVAPLALSCPFVVTVYDMCLFLFPRLQPRKSLLSVRSILPYVARKASAIITISHSARRDILRVLKVPAQKVHVVYAAAADEYRMIEDAAELERARRKYRLDTPFFLAVSTVEPRKNLSGLIKALAKLRRRGRKEQLILAGQLGWRYRPLLRQIEQSGLKDTVRLLGYVPDRDLPAIYNLARAVAFPSFYEGFGLPIVEAMACGTPVLTSNRSSMAEVGEGAALLVDPSSEDEIEQGMLRLVTEESLRAELRAAGLARAAQFSWARAAEETAAVYGMAVP, encoded by the coding sequence ATGATCTCCGGTGAGAGAGGATTGGTCGGTTTTGAGGCAACAGCGCTGGAATTGCGCAACAGGTCAGGTGTGGGGCACTATACGGCGCAATTGCTGGGAGGCCTCGTCCAGCGCGGCGGATGGCGCTACGCCCTCTTGACGAGCAGACCGCCCGCGGGCCGCATTCCTCAAGGCGTGGTAATCCCACCCCAGCGGCACTTCCCGAACAGGTCGTTGTGGGTCCAGCTCGTTCTCCCGCGGATCGTGGCGCGGCTTCATCCCCGATTGTGCCACTTTACCAACTCTGTTGCGCCCCTGGCACTCTCCTGTCCTTTCGTCGTCACAGTGTATGACATGTGCCTTTTCCTTTTTCCTCGACTCCAACCCCGAAAGAGCCTTTTGTCGGTACGTTCCATCCTCCCGTATGTGGCCAGGAAAGCATCCGCCATCATCACGATCTCTCACAGTGCCCGGCGAGACATCCTGCGTGTGCTGAAGGTGCCAGCTCAAAAAGTGCATGTCGTGTATGCTGCCGCGGCTGACGAGTATCGCATGATCGAAGATGCCGCTGAATTGGAGCGGGCACGGCGGAAGTACCGGTTGGACACCCCATTCTTCCTTGCGGTAAGCACGGTCGAGCCGCGCAAGAACCTGTCCGGGCTGATCAAGGCCTTGGCAAAACTGCGGCGACGCGGGAGAAAGGAGCAGTTGATCCTGGCGGGACAACTCGGATGGCGATACCGGCCGCTCTTGCGACAGATTGAACAGAGCGGCCTGAAGGATACGGTAAGGCTGTTAGGCTACGTGCCTGACCGGGATTTGCCCGCCATCTATAACCTGGCACGGGCGGTGGCTTTCCCATCTTTCTATGAAGGATTTGGATTGCCCATAGTCGAAGCCATGGCCTGCGGCACCCCCGTGCTGACCAGCAACCGGTCATCGATGGCCGAGGTGGGTGAGGGGGCTGCACTTCTCGTCGATCCATCCAGTGAGGATGAGATCGAGCAAGGGATGCTCCGCCTGGTGACCGAGGAGTCCCTCCGCGCGGAGCTTCGTGCGGCAGGGTTAGCGCGCGCCGCTCAATTCTCCTGGGCTCGAGCCGCGGAAGAGACGGCTGCTGTCTATGGGATGGCTGTTCCCTAG
- a CDS encoding glycosyltransferase gives MRVALVHDYLNQYGGAERVLETLLDLFPGAHIYTLLYSPESTSRRFQKSVYKTSLLDFPLARHHHRLFIPLMPCAVRSLAVPDQYDLILSDSAGYAKGVPHHSGTFHLSYCYTPLRYAWEINTYFANPVFKTVFKPAFAYLRHWDFRAAQKPNQLLAVSGFIAEKIRKNYGRTATVLYPPVDHRKFFFDSLFQPAPDRPHYYLAAGRLLHYKKFALLVEAFLELGSDLWIVGTGPEMPRIQALAAGSKNIRLIHNVSDGQLRALYSGAKAFLFPQVEDFGLVAAEAQACGTPVIAFARGGALEIVQEDRTGVFFHEQSVSSIVDAVRRFEQMDFDRQQVARSSRRFTVEQFCEGILQAVPSEIRLKHQS, from the coding sequence ATGAGGGTTGCTCTGGTTCACGATTACCTGAATCAATATGGCGGCGCCGAGCGTGTGCTCGAAACCCTCTTGGATCTTTTCCCCGGCGCTCATATTTACACCCTGCTTTACAGCCCGGAGAGCACTTCCAGGCGCTTCCAAAAGAGCGTGTATAAGACGAGTCTCCTGGACTTCCCGCTGGCCAGGCATCATCACCGGTTGTTTATCCCTCTCATGCCCTGCGCGGTCAGAAGCCTGGCAGTTCCAGACCAGTATGATTTGATCCTTTCCGACAGCGCCGGCTATGCTAAAGGAGTACCACATCACAGTGGCACTTTCCACCTGTCCTATTGCTATACTCCGCTACGGTATGCCTGGGAAATCAATACCTACTTTGCGAACCCGGTGTTCAAGACAGTTTTCAAACCGGCGTTCGCCTACCTGAGGCACTGGGATTTCAGGGCGGCGCAAAAGCCGAATCAGTTGTTGGCAGTCTCCGGTTTTATCGCGGAAAAGATCCGGAAAAACTATGGCCGCACGGCCACGGTGCTCTACCCACCCGTCGACCACCGGAAATTTTTCTTCGACAGTCTGTTTCAGCCGGCACCGGATCGTCCTCACTATTACCTCGCCGCCGGACGCCTCCTGCATTACAAAAAGTTTGCACTTCTGGTCGAAGCCTTCCTGGAACTGGGATCCGATCTCTGGATCGTCGGCACAGGGCCCGAGATGCCCCGGATCCAAGCGCTGGCAGCCGGGTCCAAGAACATTCGTTTGATTCACAATGTGAGCGACGGCCAGTTACGAGCACTCTACAGCGGCGCCAAGGCCTTTCTTTTCCCACAGGTGGAGGATTTCGGTCTGGTGGCCGCCGAGGCCCAGGCATGCGGGACTCCCGTGATAGCCTTTGCCAGGGGGGGTGCACTGGAGATAGTGCAGGAGGACCGAACAGGCGTGTTTTTTCACGAACAGAGCGTAAGCAGCATCGTTGACGCCGTCCGCAGATTCGAGCAGATGGATTTTGACCGGCAGCAGGTAGCACGCTCGAGCAGGAGATTCACCGTCGAGCAGTTCTGCGAAGGCATTCTCCAGGCTGTCCCCTCTGAGATAAGGTTGAAGCACCAGAGCTGA
- a CDS encoding radical SAM protein, whose translation MHLRTLLNLHSQRLHALPVAILHLTDKCNSRCNCCDYWRFGQGEISLELVRQLAGELSHFGTRFILLSGGEPLQHPRWETIAATFRAEGLKVAMATNGILLSSQAGAVAGCIDELFVSLDGANGESYRMIRGVDGFDLVREGVGKLAGKVPVTFRTTVQRANYREIPALIRLSRSWGGCHHSFLAVDVNTHTAFARSGEFDRSMALREEDLDTFGRVIRETEKECAAEFELGYIIETGSKLRLMHDYFAALLGYRPFPPVRCNAPRFSAVIETDGSLRPCFFLPSTGRFDGGRISAALNCHAGKDLRHQQRLGRRQECLRCVCPAYKGVGELLGVS comes from the coding sequence ATGCATCTTCGTACCCTGCTGAATCTTCATTCCCAACGGCTGCATGCGCTCCCGGTGGCCATCCTTCATCTTACTGATAAATGTAATTCCCGCTGTAATTGCTGTGACTACTGGCGTTTCGGACAAGGAGAGATTTCATTGGAATTGGTCCGGCAGCTGGCAGGTGAACTGTCGCACTTCGGCACGCGCTTTATATTGCTCTCAGGGGGCGAGCCGCTGCAGCATCCCCGTTGGGAAACGATCGCGGCCACGTTCAGGGCTGAAGGTCTCAAAGTGGCCATGGCGACGAATGGCATCCTGCTTTCCAGTCAGGCCGGTGCGGTGGCAGGCTGCATCGATGAGTTATTTGTCTCGCTGGATGGAGCGAATGGGGAGTCATACCGGATGATTCGCGGCGTCGATGGATTCGACTTGGTAAGGGAGGGGGTAGGGAAGCTGGCCGGTAAAGTTCCCGTGACCTTCAGAACCACGGTGCAACGCGCGAACTATCGCGAGATTCCTGCCCTGATCCGCCTCTCGCGTTCCTGGGGGGGGTGCCATCACTCATTTCTTGCAGTAGATGTGAATACGCATACTGCTTTTGCCCGCAGCGGGGAATTCGACCGATCGATGGCACTCAGGGAGGAAGATCTCGACACGTTCGGCCGGGTGATCAGGGAAACAGAAAAGGAGTGCGCAGCTGAATTCGAGCTGGGCTACATAATCGAAACCGGGAGCAAGCTGCGCCTGATGCACGACTACTTCGCGGCGTTATTGGGCTACCGGCCATTCCCGCCGGTGCGCTGCAATGCTCCCCGATTCTCGGCGGTGATCGAGACGGACGGATCGCTCAGACCCTGTTTTTTCCTTCCTTCCACGGGGCGTTTCGACGGCGGCCGTATCTCGGCAGCCTTGAACTGTCATGCCGGAAAAGACCTCCGGCACCAGCAGCGGTTGGGCCGGAGGCAGGAGTGTTTGCGATGTGTTTGCCCGGCCTATAAGGGTGTTGGCGAATTGCTGGGGGTATCATGA
- a CDS encoding B12-binding domain-containing radical SAM protein — translation MTRILLGQSYYLRFDPKLYAAMQPYPPLGTLYAASCLRRRGHPVALFDAMLADSEEEWTAALNTHQPRYAVLYEDNFNYLSKMCLSRMREAALRMISAAKSRLCTVIVCGSDATDHAEAYLNHGADYIIQGEGEETLVQLIDALEGREPVPIPDVAGLVWREDESEVRRNPSRPHLTRLDDLPFPAWDLVDIARYRRLWRARHGYFSLNLVTTRGCPYRCNWCAKPIWGQRFSSRSPENVAAELEWLLNLYQPDHIWFTDDIFGLEPGWVERYGSLLRGKRVSVPFKCQMRADLVLPATVAGLKAAGCDTVWLGAESGSQKILNAMDKGTTTEQICQARRLLAGAGIKACFFLQFGYPGETRADIDLTLRMVRELLPDDIGISVSYPLPGTKFYERVRDQLGHKQNWIDSDDLAMLYQGPFPEAFYRVLYGAVHAEFRMRRALVKVRASSGRRHFLQAGYLRALASVPKHWLDWHAQRWRLDRFEEQPEASSLAAEQM, via the coding sequence ATGACCCGCATTCTCTTAGGTCAGTCCTACTACCTCCGCTTTGATCCCAAGCTGTATGCCGCCATGCAACCGTATCCTCCTCTCGGGACTCTCTATGCAGCTTCCTGCCTGCGCAGGCGCGGACACCCTGTCGCACTTTTCGATGCCATGCTCGCCGACAGCGAAGAAGAGTGGACTGCCGCGCTCAACACCCACCAGCCGCGTTACGCGGTTCTGTATGAGGATAATTTCAACTATCTGAGCAAAATGTGTCTGTCGCGCATGCGAGAGGCAGCGCTCCGCATGATAAGCGCGGCAAAAAGCAGGCTGTGCACCGTGATCGTTTGCGGGAGCGATGCGACCGATCATGCCGAAGCATATCTGAATCATGGTGCGGACTACATCATTCAGGGCGAGGGGGAGGAAACGCTGGTTCAGTTGATAGACGCGCTCGAAGGCCGAGAGCCGGTACCGATCCCAGATGTAGCCGGACTTGTCTGGCGGGAGGATGAAAGCGAGGTGCGACGTAACCCGAGCCGCCCCCACCTTACCCGGCTGGATGACCTCCCGTTTCCTGCCTGGGACCTCGTGGATATAGCGCGGTATCGGCGCCTGTGGAGGGCGCGGCATGGCTACTTCTCGCTGAACCTGGTGACGACGCGCGGTTGCCCATATCGCTGCAACTGGTGTGCGAAGCCGATCTGGGGCCAGCGGTTCAGCTCGCGTTCACCCGAAAACGTTGCCGCGGAGCTCGAGTGGCTGCTGAATCTTTATCAGCCGGATCACATCTGGTTTACAGACGATATCTTCGGCTTGGAGCCGGGTTGGGTGGAACGCTACGGAAGCCTTCTCCGGGGAAAGCGGGTCAGCGTGCCGTTCAAATGCCAGATGCGCGCTGATCTCGTGCTGCCTGCCACCGTTGCAGGCCTGAAAGCTGCGGGATGCGATACCGTGTGGCTGGGCGCAGAGTCCGGGTCGCAAAAGATCCTCAATGCAATGGACAAAGGAACAACGACAGAGCAGATTTGTCAGGCGCGGCGCCTCCTTGCCGGTGCCGGGATCAAAGCTTGCTTTTTCCTGCAGTTCGGCTATCCCGGTGAGACGCGCGCCGACATCGATCTGACGCTGCGGATGGTCCGGGAGCTTCTGCCCGACGACATCGGGATCTCGGTTTCATACCCGCTGCCAGGAACCAAGTTCTATGAACGCGTCCGTGACCAGTTAGGGCACAAGCAGAACTGGATCGATAGCGACGACCTCGCGATGCTATACCAGGGACCGTTTCCCGAAGCCTTTTACCGTGTGCTGTACGGTGCGGTTCACGCCGAGTTCCGCATGCGAAGGGCCCTGGTGAAGGTCAGGGCGTCAAGCGGGCGCCGGCATTTCTTGCAGGCAGGATATTTGCGCGCGCTGGCTTCGGTTCCGAAGCACTGGCTCGACTGGCACGCGCAACGGTGGCGTCTGGACCGGTTTGAGGAGCAACCGGAGGCATCTTCACTGGCTGCGGAGCAGATGTGA
- a CDS encoding B12-binding domain-containing radical SAM protein, giving the protein MRPRVVLYNPRAVFWTMPLALVAVGSALARSKFEVVIVDGRLEPDPVRSLLRHLGDDAVCLGITVLTGAPIRDALAVSRAIKGLRPSLPIIWGGWHPSLFPAQCLSEPSIDAVVIGQGEVTFAETVERLACGRPLDGVAGCAYRLGAETPFVNPPRPLRDIQELPEHDYKLADIEQYFQRKGRRQFDYVSSQGCRFRCSFCADPNLYKRGWYGLASERVARELVSHHRTYRFEEVSFQDETFFTSPERVGAIAEAFLTHGLEAQWTATMRSDQGTRLDDRVLALCRQSGLKRVMIGVESGSPETLRRIRKDISIAQIFDSAAKCAHHGIGAILNFIVGFPGESDESVRQTLDLAAQLRAMSPDFEVSIFYFRPYPGTQVAEELVRDGYRFAETLEAWADFDYVRGREEWVTDERWKQVERFKFYQRYAFGRDRALLRRPLRAVSRWRIHRRWYGFPVEKMILDMMRPAQRQS; this is encoded by the coding sequence ATGCGCCCGAGAGTGGTTCTCTATAACCCGCGTGCCGTTTTCTGGACCATGCCGCTTGCTCTGGTTGCGGTGGGTTCGGCCCTTGCCCGGTCAAAGTTTGAGGTGGTTATCGTGGATGGGCGCCTCGAACCCGACCCGGTCCGTTCGCTTCTGCGGCACCTGGGCGATGACGCCGTGTGCCTGGGCATAACCGTGTTGACCGGTGCCCCGATTCGCGATGCTCTTGCCGTGTCGCGCGCGATCAAAGGCCTCAGGCCCTCGCTCCCCATCATCTGGGGGGGATGGCACCCGTCGCTCTTTCCGGCACAATGCCTGTCAGAACCCAGTATTGATGCGGTTGTAATTGGACAGGGCGAAGTGACCTTTGCGGAGACCGTTGAGCGGTTGGCATGCGGAAGACCGTTGGACGGGGTTGCCGGCTGCGCTTACCGCTTGGGAGCGGAGACTCCATTTGTCAACCCGCCTCGGCCTCTTCGCGATATCCAGGAACTGCCGGAACACGACTACAAACTTGCAGACATCGAACAGTACTTCCAGCGCAAAGGAAGACGCCAGTTTGACTACGTCTCATCGCAGGGATGCCGTTTTCGCTGTTCTTTTTGTGCCGACCCGAATCTCTATAAGCGCGGCTGGTATGGGCTCGCTTCCGAACGCGTGGCACGCGAGCTTGTCTCGCATCATCGCACCTACCGCTTCGAGGAGGTGTCGTTTCAGGATGAGACGTTTTTCACCAGCCCTGAGCGGGTCGGGGCGATCGCGGAAGCATTTCTTACACACGGCCTCGAGGCTCAGTGGACCGCGACGATGCGTTCGGACCAGGGTACCAGGTTGGATGACCGGGTTCTGGCACTGTGCAGGCAGTCAGGCCTGAAGCGGGTGATGATCGGCGTGGAGTCGGGCTCCCCGGAGACGCTACGGCGCATCCGCAAGGATATTTCGATTGCCCAGATCTTCGATAGTGCGGCGAAGTGCGCGCACCACGGCATTGGCGCGATCCTGAATTTTATCGTCGGATTCCCGGGCGAATCAGACGAAAGCGTCCGGCAGACTCTGGATCTGGCGGCGCAATTGCGCGCAATGAGCCCCGACTTCGAGGTGTCGATCTTTTATTTCCGTCCATACCCCGGTACTCAAGTAGCCGAGGAACTGGTGCGCGATGGGTATCGCTTCGCCGAGACCCTGGAAGCCTGGGCTGACTTTGATTACGTACGGGGAAGGGAAGAATGGGTCACCGACGAACGCTGGAAGCAAGTCGAACGCTTCAAGTTCTATCAGCGATACGCGTTCGGCCGTGACCGCGCCCTCCTGCGCCGGCCGTTGCGAGCGGTCAGTCGCTGGCGCATTCACAGGCGCTGGTATGGATTTCCGGTGGAGAAGATGATCCTGGATATGATGCGGCCGGCGCAGAGGCAATCTTGA
- a CDS encoding B12-binding domain-containing radical SAM protein, producing MDILLTHGHFLHEDAHELKVMKPYPPLGILHLSAYLKQRGFHARVYDATFGSLAEYKTLLEHEHPAAVGIYGTLMTKFSVLEMLQLAKAAGSVVILGGPEPVNYLNEYLDLGADVIVLGEGEMVLEDLLPVLATSGCHALERISGIAFRRENGSVFRTAPRPLIEDLDSLPDPDRDAVDIDEYLGVWRAHHGMGSVSVICARGCPYHCTWCSRAVYGNTHRRRSPRRVASEVEHILARYKPDQLWYADDVFTIHHPWFFEYAAELKRRGIRVPFECISRADRLNEEVIDQLSEMGCCRLWLGSESGSQRILDAMRRGVKIEQVRSVARALKRRGIQTGMFVMLGYEGEDTNDLKATLDLITECAPDSFLTTVAYPIRGTEYYETVHERILDGAFWELRTDRDLGVRGRHSRRFYSFATRWIVNSVALQRERNTGPHLFRLAKAAAATLVGRLGMVMTHREVDRGARGSRRDRQGAVRS from the coding sequence ATGGACATCCTGCTGACGCACGGCCATTTTCTTCACGAGGATGCTCATGAACTCAAGGTCATGAAGCCGTATCCGCCTCTGGGCATCCTGCACCTCTCTGCGTACCTCAAGCAACGGGGGTTTCACGCCCGCGTCTACGATGCAACCTTCGGTTCTCTTGCCGAATATAAAACCCTCCTGGAGCACGAGCATCCGGCGGCGGTAGGCATCTATGGTACGCTCATGACGAAGTTTTCCGTCCTCGAGATGCTCCAGCTCGCAAAGGCTGCCGGATCGGTCGTGATTCTGGGCGGCCCCGAACCGGTCAACTATCTGAACGAATATCTGGATCTCGGCGCTGACGTCATCGTGTTGGGTGAGGGCGAAATGGTGCTGGAGGACCTGTTGCCGGTTCTCGCCACATCCGGATGCCACGCCCTTGAGCGGATCTCAGGCATCGCTTTTCGGCGCGAAAACGGATCGGTCTTTCGAACGGCTCCCCGGCCCCTGATCGAGGATCTGGATTCACTCCCCGATCCGGATCGCGACGCCGTCGACATCGATGAGTATCTTGGTGTGTGGAGGGCACATCACGGCATGGGCTCGGTATCCGTAATTTGCGCGCGCGGCTGCCCCTATCATTGCACGTGGTGCAGCCGCGCGGTCTATGGGAACACGCATAGACGACGCTCGCCACGACGCGTGGCTTCGGAGGTGGAACATATTCTGGCTCGATATAAGCCGGATCAGCTGTGGTATGCCGATGACGTGTTCACGATCCACCACCCTTGGTTTTTCGAGTATGCGGCCGAACTGAAGCGGCGCGGGATCCGGGTGCCTTTCGAGTGCATTTCCCGCGCCGACCGCCTCAACGAAGAGGTGATCGACCAGCTGTCGGAAATGGGATGCTGCCGCCTATGGCTGGGATCGGAATCGGGATCCCAGAGAATCCTGGACGCGATGCGGCGAGGGGTGAAGATCGAACAAGTCCGGTCTGTGGCTCGCGCCTTGAAGCGGCGTGGAATTCAGACTGGGATGTTCGTCATGCTGGGATACGAAGGAGAAGATACGAATGATCTGAAGGCTACACTGGATCTCATCACAGAATGCGCTCCGGACTCGTTCCTGACCACGGTGGCATATCCCATCAGGGGGACGGAATACTACGAAACAGTGCATGAGCGGATTCTTGATGGCGCTTTCTGGGAGCTTCGGACCGATCGTGATCTCGGGGTGCGCGGGCGCCACTCCCGGCGATTCTATTCCTTTGCCACCCGCTGGATAGTGAACTCAGTCGCCCTGCAACGAGAGCGCAACACAGGCCCCCACCTTTTTCGACTGGCCAAGGCGGCAGCTGCCACGCTCGTCGGCAGACTGGGAATGGTGATGACGCACCGTGAGGTGGATCGAGGCGCGCGTGGCAGTCGGCGAGACAGGCAAGGGGCGGTGCGATCATGA